The following proteins are encoded in a genomic region of Papaver somniferum cultivar HN1 unplaced genomic scaffold, ASM357369v1 unplaced-scaffold_10, whole genome shotgun sequence:
- the LOC113326410 gene encoding transcription factor bHLH18-like, with protein sequence MYTIDELAGLGGEDFTTQSFSSNQSFLSYPMYMETSSTTTAADRGSGKNLKPTDSWNNQHISSPPESSSPSNISSLSKNGHNSPTDPLQASQVYGNVVEHVNPKDQEVVSPGKNSNALLKGNQQGRKRTAAAMENNQKTCTQDHVMAERNRREKLNQRFIALSAVLPSLTKMDKSSVLGDAVNYLKQLQEKVKTFEEQTIKKTVESVIFLKKTQIYADDSELSSSNGNSIDGSTHDEPLTEIEARVCHKNVLIRIHCEKRKGVFVKILSQIEKLHLSIMNSNVIPFDDSFLAITVTAQMNAEYSMTVKDLVKNLRSAV encoded by the exons ATGTACACCATTGATGAACTAGCTGGACTTGGAGGAGAAGATTTCACTACACAATCTTTTTCATCTAATCAAAGCTTTTTGTCCTACCCGATGTACATGGAAACTAGTAGTACTACTACTGCTGCTGACCGGGGGTCTGGAAAGAACCTCAAACCTACTGATAGTTGGAATAATCAGCATATATCATCTCCTCccgaatcttcttctccatccaacatttcttctttgAGTAAAAATGGTCATAACTCGCCTACGGATCCTCTCCAAGCATCACAGGTCTATGGAAACGTAGTTGAGCATGTGAATCCTAAAGATCAAGAGGTGGTTTCTCCTGGAAAGAACTCGAATGCTTTATTGAAAGGAAACCAGCAAGGAAGAAAGAGGACTGCTGCTGCTATGGAAAATAACCAAAAGACTTGTACTCAGGATCATGTCATGGCGGAGAGGAATAGAAGAGAAAAGCTTAACCAGCGGTTTATAGCTTTATCAGCCGTACTTCCAAGCCTGACAAAG ATGGACAAATCTTCGGTTCTTGGAGATGCTGTAAATTACTTGAAACAGCTTCAAGAGAAAGTGAAAACATTTGAGgaacaaacaataaagaaaacagTAGAATCAGTAATCTTTCTGAAGAAAACTCAAATTTATGCTGATGATAGCGAGTTGTCTTCCTCCAACGGAAACTCTATTGATGGATCCACCCATGATGAGCCACTAACTGAAATCGAAGCAAGAGTTTGCCACAAGAATGTTTTAATAAGAATTCACTGCGAAAAACGTAAAGGAGTGTTTGTTAAAATACTTTCACAGATTGAGAAACTTCATCTTTCTATTATGAATTCAAATGTCATCCCTTTTGATGATTCATTTCTTGCTATAACCGTAACAGCACAG ATGAATGCTGAATATAGTATGACAGTAAAGGATCTTGTTAAGAATCTACGATCAGCTGTTTAA